A single region of the Gasterosteus aculeatus chromosome 1, fGasAcu3.hap1.1, whole genome shotgun sequence genome encodes:
- the igsf10 gene encoding immunoglobulin superfamily member 10 isoform X2, whose product MSTCGQRSWLLLLLLLSAAAVLPTSGDCPKSCVCNGPSEVHCTFRYLSAIPDHIRPAVERVNLGYNSITALRENDLSGLENLELLMLHSNTIHTIDDNAFQDLKSLQVLKLSFNKVKEIKKDTFKGLHSLLRLHIDHNHIEFISPEAFYGLTQLQLVHLEGNHLQQLHPDTFITLRHSQVFKVSSVRTIHLSENLLTALPEDIFSGCSQLENLFLHSNPWTCDCRMEWFSVWAQRNTGVLKCKRDRRYPRGQLCPVCENPAPYHKKPLFLLTSDAFTCIKPQIHPYLKQRNITLDEGDFTPVSPKDFMAPLGSIQMNLTDHFHNDASLSCTVHRPTTFENQTQTLEEEAGNNVTVLTADIKTYLVCNIEYEHIQQLWQILATYSDSPMTLERGLMLARSPEMVYRYRQKKRKEGEEGIHTNIQAEIKSSPEWLMQGEVSFQLDRTTTTFSTLHIKYQSAVNLRVENTSPKRGRYSWTMIKRDNQTKTEHTVLTGGVLQLDCQIQGEPKPLLEWILPDGSKVRAPYSSEDRRLIITTEGKLTLRGADASETGLYRCIATNYLDADILAFRVSVLSPDVEEAMVNGVQLSQPLGGNLFFDCSSTGSPEASTQWVLPDHSVLDKSQGNRKVFENGTLLIHGLTARDRGFYMCLVSNYLGVDLLVSQVTVTGETSKGTVLDSEGSGVEMEDTFDPSLKESTMTLNEIHSSTPSDRTSQESKTLTSDRPYPRLRSRGREGVGGRPGQRSRGLITKRRMWNSRVFDKASRKVDPVQFAEFIKKVGSRINPNKVEEGVKYEDSNTGHSGDSEMGSGEDTQEDPHNVLPIIVGPTINNPQKGRLHGQKNSQTETTTQIDHGTNIEAMGAHQTVGLETTISNNLKLSHVTENTNRPTAESYMESDYTPVKPTFTHHPTEKKDSQRDAVTAYHTISRNTGLSSFDETSDLYALERTTKPGSNRRPDTLQLTLSDTLQETQLQFSGEQPGEPETSTGVALSFQTDPYVTPMSDSASPGALVVHTSTDPESQTTFTAFTTTERQHNEITFHTTQTIKSPRLPAGSTIITQQQIHIIPQKNSKGAGRRRTFQGRRRIIKPNRISDIQSIIAKLKNPSSKKEGNATVPYRIELTTDCDWNKDKKKKATNDLQLTTPTVSSSSTLHITERLVPTQKTATSTTTHYITSNDPFTHTESWQEASSGYITSADAPEFDPTIDPPLTRNKEPSTTTPTATTVSMVINGRIPWNRPVGGRERENTLGRFTQKTSTTAETTTMTLTSTTAAMPPTTANSLPEPETLSPSRPRGNKEGSLDDDYGYFLSADFEFTTLPPSFPHLSTTSPSFYSKPAITQPNSQTLPSPTTVKPPSTENPDAVLPSGSGGLPDYWFVTRQRPDGSRGRQGQRRRPFRGRKPFKKPGITKSRPSTTTEVSTTAMETTMMSTTLSQRTVSVYQPLYTPSRQEHRTPVVVTSKEYADLYEEFDWSTSGELQAYTTTRVPLISSTTHNPTTSFIPITTKRPYTTARTKVHSNVRPPTQRNSDHTTGGPIDTVNIVTAVQGHNNIGTRNAISSVYIHVAGNEATTANIAGFEPTTKVETSRPKILGGNAASFTVLSNSDAFLPCEAVGNPQPAITWKRFPSTTGAAVTVKGRLGKFEVMTNGTLFIQNANIKDRGQYLCLAENDHGSDKLIVTLSVVAYPSRILEPKMREMKFHAGNKVEMTCKAEGRPTPMVSWILANRTQVRGQNAEIGRVSVSADGTLVIERVSVYDRGHYKCIASNPAGSDTATVRLQVVAAPPGIVEEKRQQVKVGVRQNLWLPCTGQGSPQPTIHWVLLDGSIIQFKRPASDTRMSVYGNGTLHIKDVTPEDSGKYECIATSSTGSERMVVTLSVERKESAPQIMEMSKRITSLYFEDQLRLNCSATGDPKPKIIWRLPSKAVVDQSHRMGSRIQVLKNGTLIVSIMSDKDAGDYLCVARNKIGDDLQIMKVSVSMKPAKIEPKLYGKKQVPYGKDFKVDCKASGAPKPEISWGLPDGTVVNSALQSDGSSGGGRVRRYTLFDNGTLHINQVGMSEEGDYTCYAENQVGKDEMHFHITVVTAPARIRPTSQTYARVKPGGNIRFDCEAIGEPKPKILWMLPSNDVIAASNERYLMHVNGSLDIRDVKLIDAGEYVCMARNTAGENRKVYKLDIEGNPPVINGYRQNRTVIKDVAAKYSRKFIDCKAEGNPTPSITWIMPDNIFLTAPYFGSRINVHHNGTLEIRNVRPTDTAEFICMARNDGGEAVMVVQLEVSSMLRRPIFKNPFNERIVSRIGKTTVLNCSADGYPMPEVTWTLPNRTRITGGHHLVRNGSLVIYNSSKEDAGNYRCGAKNFMGYIEKLIILDIGQMPYILTRPRGIIRSVSGEPLFLHCLSDGSPTPKIHWTLPGGHTLTRPQVLGRYQLLENGTLVVQETTLHDRGNYVCRALSDAGEALLTVPVIIIAYPPRITLGPPTSVRALTGTPIRLNCAAIGIPKPEITWELPDHSVLSAAERGRPMGSELLHPQGTLIIQRPKASDSGTYKCLAKNNLGTDSKITYVYVL is encoded by the exons ATGAGCACGTGCGGCCAGCGCAGTTggcttctgttgttgttgttgttgtcggcgGCCGCTGTGCTCCCGACGAGCGGCGACTGCCCCAAATCCTGCGTCTGTAACGGTCCCTCTGAGGTGCACTGCACCTTCAGATACCTGAGCGCCATTCCTGACCACATCCGGCCAGCTGTGGAACGAGTTAACCTGGG GTACAACAGCATAACTGCCTTGAGAGAAAATGATCTTTCAGGACTGGAGAACTTGGAGCTGTTGATGCTGCATAGCAACACCATCCACACTATTGACGACAACGCCTTCCAAGACCTCAAGTCCTTACAG GTCCTGAAGTTGTCCTTTAATAAAGTAAAGGAAATTAAGAAAGATACATTCAAAGGCCTGCACAGTCTGCTCAGACTGCACATAGACCATAACCACATTGAGTTCATCAGCCCGGAGGCTTTCTACGGCCTGACCCAACTACAGCTGGTCCACCTAGAGGGTAaccacctccagcagctccacccaGACACATTCATCACACTGAGACACAGCCAGGTGTTCAAGGTGTCCTCCGTGAGAACCATCCATCTGTCGGAAAACCTTCTGACTGCTCTGCCCGAAGATATCTTCTCAGGCTGCAGCCAGTTGGAGAACCTCTTCCTCCATAGCAACCCATGGACGTGTGATTGTCGTATGGAGTGGTTCTCTGTGTGGGCACAGAGGAACACAG GTGTGCTGAAATGCAAGCGAGACCGGAGATATCCGAGAGGCCAGCTGTGTCCTGTTTGTGAAAATCCTGCCCCTTACCACAAGAAACCTCTATTCCTTCTCACCTCTGATGCCTTCACTTGTATCAAACCCCAGATCCATCCTTATCTAAAGCAGAGAAACATCACCTTGGATGAGGGGGACTTTACTCCAGTTTCACCCAAGGACTTCATGGCCCCACTGGGATCCATACAAATGAACCTGACTGACCATTTTCACAATGATGCTAGTCTATCCTGCACTGTCCACAGGCCCACTACTTTTgaaaaccaaacacaaacactggaggaggaggcgggaaaCAATGTCACTGTGCTTACCGCTGACATCAAGACATATTTGGTGTGTAACATTGAATATGAGCACATTCAGCAGCTGTGGCAGATACTGGCCACTTACAGTGACTCTCCCATGACACTTGAGAGAGGCTTAATGCTGGCTAGAAGCCCAGAAATGGTGTACAGGTATAGACAAAAGAAACGaaaagagggtgaggaaggaaTTCACACAAACATTCAGGCTGAGATTAAATCCTCCCCTGAATGGTTGATGCAGGGAGAAGTGAGCTTCCAGCTTGACCGCACTACTACCACGTTCTCTACTCTGCACATTAAGTACCAGTCTGCAGTCAACCTACGTGTGGAAAATACATCTCCTAAGAGGGGCCGCTATTCCTGGACCATGATCAAGCGAGATAATCAAACAAAGACTGAGCACACCGTACTTACAG gTGGTGTGCTGCAATTGGACTGTCAAATCCAGGGTGAGCCAAAACCTTTGTTGGAGTGGATCTTACCAGATGGAAGTAAGGTTAGAGCTCCCTACTCAAGTGAGGACAGGAGGCTAATAATCACTACTGAAGGGAAGCTCACTTTACGGGGTGCAGATGCTTCAGAAACTGGTCTCTACAGGTGCATCGCCACAAACTACCTGGACGCTGATATCCTTGCCTTTCGGGTGTCAGTCCTGTCACCTGATGTGGAAGAAGCTATGGTCAACGGCGTCCAACTCTCTCAGCCGCTGGGGGGAAATCTGTTTTTTGACTGTAGCTCCACTGGAAGTCCTGAGGCTTCAACGCAGTGGGTACTCCCCGACCACTCAGTACTGGACAAGTCTCAAGGGAACAGGAAAGTGTTTGAGAATGGAACCTTGTTGATTCATGGCCTCACAGCAAGGGACAGGGGATTTTATATGTGTTTGGTCTCTAATTACCTCGGAGTTGACCTGCTTGTGTCTCAAGTGACAGTGACTGGAGAAACATCAAAGGGGACAGTTTTGGACAGTGAGGGATCAGGGGTAGAAATGGAGGATACGTTTGATCCCAGCTTGAAGGAAAGCACAATGACCCTCAATGAGATCCATTCTTCCACTCCCTCTGACAGAACTAGTCAGGAATCTAAGACCCTTACCTCAGATCGACCATACCCTAGACTCAGGTCACGGGGTAGAGAAGGTGTTGGAGGTAGACCTGGACAGAGAAGTCGGGGGCTAATCACCAAAAGACGCATGTGGAATAGTAGGGTGTTTGATAAAGCTTCCAGAAAAGTAGACCCAGTGCAGTTTGCTGAATTTATTAAAAAAGTTGGATCAAGAATAAACCCTAACAAAGTGGAAGAGGGGGTAAAATATGAAGACTCAAACACTGGTCATTCTGGTGATAGTGAAATGGGCTCTGGTGAAGATACTCAAGAAGATCCTCACAACGTTTTGCCCATTATAGTTGGACCAACAATAAACAATCCACAAAAAGGTAGACTACATGGGCAAAAGAACAGCCAGACAGAAACTACCACACAGATAGATCATGGTACTAACATAGAAGCGATGGGGGCACATCAAACTGTTGGCTTGGAAACCACAATCAGTAATAATTTAAAATTAAGTCAtgtcacagaaaacacaaatagaccTACAGCAGAGTCATATATGGAGTCAGATTATACACCCGTCAAGCCCACATTCACACATCATCCAACAGAAAAGAAGGACAGTCAACGTGATGCAGTAACAGCTTACCATACCATTTCACGCAATACAGGCCTCTCTAGTTTTGATGAGACAAGTGATTTGTATGCCCTGGAAAGAACTACCAAGCCGGGCTCAAACAGACGCCCAGACACTCTACAACTTACTTTGTCAGACACATTACAAGAAACTCAGCTCCAATTTTCAGGAGAACAACCTGGAGAGCCAGAGACGTCCACTGGGGTGGCACTATCATTTCAAACAGACCCATATGTCACTCCAATGAGTGATAGCGCAAGCCCAGGGGCACTGGTTGTTCACACATCCACTGACCCAGAAAGCCAGACGACATTCACCGCCTTCACCACTACAGAGAGGCAACACAATGAAATAACCTTCCACACTACCCAAACAATCAAATCCCCACGTCTACCTGCAGGATCGACCATCATCACCCAGCAGCAGATCCATATTATACCGCAAAAGAACAGCAAAGGAGCGGGGCGCAGAAGAACCTTCCAAGGCCGCAGGAGAATCATTAAACCCAACAGGATTAGTGACATACAGTCTATCATCGCTAAACTTAAAAATCCCTCGTCGAAAAAGGAAGGGAATGCTACGGTGCCTTATAGAATTGAACTGACCACAG ACTGTGACTGgaataaagacaaaaagaagaaagctaCCAATGATCTGCAGCTAACAACACCAACAGTTTCCTCAAGTTCAACTTTACACATAACAGAGAGACTTGTCCCAACGCAAAAAACTGCAACTTCTACCACAACGCATTATATCACTTCGAATGACCCCTTCACCCATACCGAGTCATGGCAAGAGGCTTCCAGTGGCTACATAACCTCTGCTGATGCACCTGAGTTTGACCCTACAATTGATCCACCTTTGACAAGAAATAAAGAACCATCAACCACCACACCCACGGCTACAACTGTCTCTATGGTTATTAATGGGAGAATTCCATGGAACAGGCCGGTTggtggtagagagagagaaaatacacTTGGCAGGTTTACCCAAAAAACCTCAACTACAGCTGAGACAACAACAATGACCCTAACTTCCACCACGGCAGCCATGCCCCCCACCACAGCAAACTCACTTCCTGAGCCTGAGACTCTGTCTCCATCCAGACCCAGAGGGAACAAAGAGGGTTCATTAGATGATGACTATGGatatttcctctctgcagatTTTGAGTTCACAACATTGCCACCCAGCTTTCCCCATTTAAGTACAACTAGCCCATCCTTCTACTCCAAGCCTGCTATAACACAACCAAATTCACAAACTCTACCTTCCCCAACTACTGTCAAACCACCCTCAACTGAAAATCCAGATGCAGTATTGCCATCTGGGTCTGGAGGACTACCTGATTATTGGTTTGTAACCAGACAGAGGCCTGATGGGTCGAGAGGACGTCAAGGACAGAGAAGGAGGCCCTTCAGGGGCAGAAAGCCCTTCAAAAAACCTGGAATTACTAAATCACGCCCTTCTACCACAACTGAGGTTTCTACCACAGCTATGGAAACTACAATGATGTCTACCACACTATCACAAAGGACTGTTTCAGTCTACCAGCCCCTTTACACACCATCCAGGCAAGAACACAGGACTCCTGTTGTTGTTACCTCAAAGGAGTACGCTGACCTATATGAGGAATTTGACTGGAGCACATCTGGTGAATTACAGGCCTATACCACAACCAGGGTACCTTTGATCTCATCAACCACACACAACCCAACCACCTCATTCATACCAATCACTACAAAGAGGCCTTACACAACAGCTCGGACCAAAGTCCACAGCAACGTCAGACCACCAACACAGAGGAACAGCGATCACACCACTGGTGGGCCAATTGATACTGTGAACATTGTCACAGCTGTGCAGGGACACAACAACATAGGCACACGCAATGCTATCTCTAGCGTCTATATTCATGTGGCTGGCAATGAAGCTACAACTGCCAATATTGCTGGCTTTGAACCCACTACAAAGGTCGAAACAAGTAGACCAAAGATACTTGGGGGCAACGCCGCCAGCTTCACTGTGTTATCCAATTCAGATGCTTTCCTGCCGTGTGAAGCTGTTGGAAACCCCCAGCCAGCCATAACCTGGAAGCGCTTCCCCTCAACCACAG GTGCCGCTGTTACCGTTAAGGGAAGGTTGGGGAAGTTTGAGGTGATGACCAATGGTACGCTGTTTATCCAGAATGCCAACATTAAGGACCGTGGGCAATACCTCTGTCTGGCTGAGAATGATCATGGATCAGATAAACTTATTGTCACCCTCTCTGTGGTGGCCTACCCCTCACGCATCCTGGAGCCAAAAATGCGTGAAATGAAGTTTCATGCAGGAAACAAAGTGGAGATGACATGTAAAGCAGAGGGTCGTCCAACACCAATGGTATCCTGGATCCTGGCCAATCGGACCCAGGTCAGGGGTCAAAACGCAGAGATTGGAAGGGTTTCAGTATCTGCTGATGGGACTCTGGTCATTGAACGGGTGTCTGTTTATGACAGAGGTCATTACAAATGCATTGCCAGTAATCCAGCTGGATCCGATACTGCTACAGTCCGACTGCAGGTGGTTGCAGCTCCCCCAGGTATTGTGGAGGAAAAACGGCAGCAGGTCAAAGTGGGTGTCAGACAAAACCTGTGGCTACCTTGCACTGGGCAAGGCAGTCCTCAGCCTACTATTCATTGGGTCCTCCTTGATGGAtcaataatacaatttaaaagaCCTGCCAGCGACACAAGGATGTCAGTATATGGGAATGGAACCCTCCACATTAAGGATGTGACTCCAGAAGACAGCGGCAAATATGAATGTATTGCCACTAGTTCGACTGGCTCAGAGAGAATGGTTGTGACTCTGTCAGTCGAGAGGAAAGAGTCGGCACCTCAAATAATGGAGATGTCTAAACGCATAACATCGTTGTACTTTGAGGACCAGCTTAGACTAAACTGTTCAGCTACAGGAGACCCCAAGCCCAAGATCATCTGGAGGCTGCCTTCTAAAGCTGTCGTGGACCAGTCGCACAG GATGGGCAGCAGAATTCAGGTGCTGAAAAACGGCACTCTTATTGTTAGCATTATGAGTGATAAAGATGCTGGCGACTACCTCTGTGTGGCACGAAATAAAATTGGTGATGATCTCCAAATCATGAAGGTCAGTGTGTCAATGAAGCCAGCCAAGATAGAGCCGAAGCTCTATGGAAAGAAGCAGGTACCCTACGGTAAAGACTTTAAAGTTGACTGTAAAGCGTCAGGAGCACCAAAGCCAGAGATCTCCTGGGGATTACCAGACGGAACAGTGGTCAACAGTGCTCTTCAGTCTGATGGCAGCAGTGGGGGAGGACGAGTACGGCGCTATACGCTTTTTGACAATGGAACTCTTCACATAAACCAA GTTGGTATGTCAGAGGAAGGAGACTACACCTGCTATGCTGAGAACCAGGTGGGCAAGGATGAGATGCATTTTCACATCACTGTGGTGACAGCTCCCGCTAGGATACGTCCAACCAGCCAGACGTACGCGAGGGTCAAGCCTGGAGGGAACATCCGCTTTGACTGTGAAGCAATTGGGGAGCCCAAACCAAAGATCCTGTGGATGCTGCCCTCCAATGATGTCATTGCAGCATCAAATGAACGGTACCTAATGCACGTCAATGGCTCCCTGGATATCCGGGACGTGAAGCTTATAGATGCTGGGGAGTATGTTTGTATGGCTCGAAACACTGctggagaaaacagaaaagtctaTAAGCTTGATATAGAAGGGAATCCACCAGTGATCAATGGATACCGTCAGAACAGGACTGTAATCAAAGATGTAGCTGCTAAGTACTCCAGGAAATTTATAGACTGTAAGGCTGAGGGCAATCCCACACCCAGTATCACTTGGATTATGCCTGATAACATCTTTCTGACGGCACCGTACTTTGGCAGCAGGATCAATGTCCACCATAACGGGACGCTTGAGATTCGTAACGTACGGCCGACTGATACAGCTGAGTTCATCTGCATGGCGAGGAatgatggaggagaagcagTAATGGTTGTGCAGCTGGAGGTGAGCAGTATGCTCAGGAGGCCGATCTTTAAAAACCCCTTCAACGAACGTATTGTTTCTCGGATAGGAAAAACCACCGTTCTGAACTGCTCTGCTGATGGATACCCAATGCCAGAGGTCACATGGACCTTGCCTAATAGAACACGAATTACTGGTGGCCATCACCTAGTTAGAAATGGATCTTTAGTCATCTATAACTCCAGTAAGGAGGATGCTGGGAATTACCGCTGTGGTGCGAAGAATTTCATGGGTTATATAGAGAAGCTAATCATTTTAGATATTGGTCAGATGCCTTACATCCTGACAAGGCCTAGGGGCATTATTCGCAGTGTATCTGGAGAACCTCTTTTCCTTCACTGTTTATCTGATGGGAGTCCTACACCCAAAATCCACTGGACTCTGCCAGGTGGCCACACTCTGACTCGGCCTCAAGTCCTTGGACGCTACCAGTTACTAGAGAATGGTACTTTGGTTGTTCAAGAAACAACTCTCCACGACCGAGGGAACTACGTTTGCAGGGCTCTGAGCGATGCCGGAGAGGCCCTGCTCACCGTCcctgttattattattgcctACCCTCCACGGATCACGTTAGGACCACCTACCAGTGTAAGGGCACTGACAGGGACACCTATCCGGCTCAACTGTGCCGCCATTGGGATACCCAAACCTGAGATCACCTGGGAGTTGCCCGATCATTCAGTTCTGTCTGCAGCCGAACGGGGCCGACCCATGGGTAGTGAACTGCTCCACCCTCAAGGTACTCTCATCATCCAGAGGCCCAAAGCATCAGACTCTGGCACATACAAGTGCCTGGCCAAGAACAACCTGGGTACGGACTCAAAGattacatatgtatatgtattatgA